Proteins encoded by one window of Arachis hypogaea cultivar Tifrunner chromosome 1, arahy.Tifrunner.gnm2.J5K5, whole genome shotgun sequence:
- the LOC112796665 gene encoding uncharacterized protein, giving the protein MIEDYEVEEKKQAAADVLFQYSKFVMASIGNQVRPCDLRLHLMKEISGMPTSLNRESTQVAASPDAMGESSSSGTARLDKVDSFRAL; this is encoded by the exons ATGATCGAAGATTACGAG GtagaagagaaaaagcaagctgcTGCTGATGTATTGTTTCAATATTCGAAATTCGTGATGGCATCCATTGGAAACCAGGTTCGACCCTGTGATTTGAGGTTACATTTGATGAAG GAGATTTCAGGTATGCCAACTTCGTTAAATAGAGAATCAACGCAGGTCGCAGCCTCTCCTGATGCAATGGGGGAGTCATCAAGTTCAGGAACAGCTAGACTCGATAAAGTTGACAGTTTCCGCGCACTGTAG